The DNA region GTAAGCCTCCTTCCTTACCTTCACCATGTTATGGTTGCCAAGCATTGCTTAAAACATAAAAAAAACATGGTTACCACTTCCTATGTAAAGCCCGAAATGCAAGCATTGGATGCCGAAGCAAAAGCGGTAGGTATTATCATCCTGAATGAAATGGGACTCGACCCCGGCATTGACCATATGTCGGCTATGCGTATTATAGACCATGTACATACCAAAGGTGGAAAAATTGAAGAGTTTTATTCGCTGTGCGGTGCATTGCCAGGGCCCGAAGCTGCCGATAACCCATTCAAATACAAATTTTCATGGAGTCCTAAAGGCGTGGTAATGGCAGGCAACAACGATGCAAAGTTCCTCAAGGCAGGAAAAGTAATCGAAATTCCTACCGAAAACCTTTTTAAAAATCCTTTAAAAGTGGACTTCCCGGGTGTTGGTTTGCTTGAAGTGTATCCCAACCGCGATTCTATTTCATATATGGATATTTATGGCATACCCGAAACAAAAACCATCATGCGTGGTACTTTCCGTTTCAAGGGTTGGTGCGAAACCATTGATGCCATGAAAAAAATGAAACTTATTTCCTATGATAAAATGGATTTTACCGGTAAAAGCTATGCCGATTTTGTGGCAATGATGATAGGAACCAACGATTCTTCAAATATCCGGCAATAGTTGCCCATTTTCTGCAATTAGACAATAATGCCCATGCTTTACAAGCAATGGAATGGCTTGGACTTTTCTCAGGCGAACCCATGAGTCGCAACGAAGATTCTCCCTTCGAAATTACCTCCGACCTGATGATTGCAAAAATGGAATTAGGTAATAAAGAACGCGATATGGTAGTAATGCAACATACTTTTCTTGCAAGCTACCCTAATGGAACCAAAGAAGTAATCCGTTCGCGTATGCTCGATTTCGGAACACCTGCAACTGATACTTCCATTGCCCGTACCGTGGCTTTGCCGGCAGCTATCGGCGTAGAAATGATTCTGGAAGGAAAAATTGTAGAAAAAGGCGTGTATCGTCCTGTGCTTCCAGGTATTTATAACCCTGTGCTCAACCAACTCGAAACCATGAACATCAAAATGGTGGAAGAATACGGCTTGCCCGAAAGCGAAAATATTCATTAAAAACAGTCCCTGGCTTGGATTACCCGGAGAATTTTTTTACGAAGTAAAAAACCCGGGCAGTCTAAGTCATATAACCTGAGTCCGGGATAAAATATGTTTTCCATCTGCCCGATGATAACCCGTCAGGGTTTTAATATTCATAGAAAGAATTTTTTATGAATCCTCCGTCAGGAGATTAATAATTAATCGCCTGCGGTGAAATGCAACATGCTGAAATATTGCAGGAATGGTTTGCAATTTTACGCCAAACCCAGGTTATGAGTACAGAAATGTTTATCTGAAATCTGAAATTGGCTAATCTAAATTCAGACACCCCTACTGGAAAGATAAATTCGGCGATTCCAGACTTAGATTCCCCCATTGGAGAGATATATTCCATGATTCCAGACCTGGATTACCCAATCTGAAATCTGCAATCGTCAAATCTAACATCAGATTACCCCATTGGAAAGATAAATTCGGCGATTCCAGACTTAGATTCCCCAATCTGAAATCTAAAATCATCAAATCTGAAATCAGATTACCCCCCTGGAAAGATAAATTCCATGATTTCAGACTTGTTTGTATTATAGCAAAATCGGATGCAATAGTGGAAGTTGTACTATTACATCATCACCCTGGTGAAGCATGGTTTGGGGTACTTTTATGGGCTTTTAACTCCCCTTCCCCCCAAAAAAGCATAAAAAATCCTCAGAGGGTTGATAATTCCTGTTTCTGTTTCCTTGTAAGCGAATCTACAATCAGGGCATAGGAATCATCCACCCATTGCAGTAGGAGGGTATCGCTGACCGTTTCATCACATATAATTGTATTCCAGTGCATTTTATTCATATGATATCCAGGCAATACACATGAGTAGCGTTCGCGCAATTCAAAAGCCTTGTCGGGGTCGCATTTTATGTTTATGGTATAAGGTACAGAATCGAGCGAAATAAGAATAAATATCTTTCCCATTACCCTTACAACTAAAGTTACATCATCAAACGGAAATCCCTCTGTTACCCCTTTTTTCAAGAGGCAATATTCACGTAAATATTCAATATTCATGATTTTAAACTAATTAAAGTTTTTTCATTTGTTAATTTATCAAAAAAAAAAACGGCATACAGTATATATTCCTTACTTTTGCAACCTTTGGGTAATTAATTTCAAAATTAACTTTTCTTTATCGAAAAACATCAACAAATTATAAATTATGTCATTATTGCAAAAAACATCCGAGCTCAAGCGGCGAATGCGCGAAGCGCGCGCCGGTGGAGGTGAAAAAGCCATCGAAAAGCAGAAAGCAGGTGGAAAAATGACCGCACGTGAACGTATTATTGCGTTGCTTGACCCTAAATCGTTTCATGAATATGACCTTTTTGCCGAACATGCCGGAAAAGATTTTAATATGGGTGAGAAATACCTTCCCGGCGATGGAGTAATTACCGGAACTGGAAACATCAATGGATTTCCCGTTTGTATTTATGCGCAGGACTTTACTGTTGCAGGTGGTTCGTTGGGATGGATGCATGCCAAAAAAATAACCAAAATCATGGACCATGCCATGAAATTGAAAGTACCCATCATAGGAATCAACGATTCAGGAGGTGCACGTATTCAGGAAGGAGTAAATTCACTGGCAGGTTATGGCGAAATTTTTTACCGTAACACCCAGGCTTCAGGAGTTATTCCTCAAATTTCGGTAATACTGGGCCCTTGTGCCGGAGGTGCAGTGTATTCCCCTGCGCTCACCGACTTTGTGTTTGTGGTGGATAATATTTCCAAAATGTTCATTACCGGACCCGAAGTAATAAAAACAGTTTTAGGTGAGGAAATTACAATGGAAGAATTAGGGGGTGCCCGTGTACAGGCAGAAATTACGGGAAACGCCCATTTCTTTTCCGAAAGCGAACAGGAATGCTTTAACCAAATAAAACAGCTTTTCAGCTATATCCCCTGGAACAATACCAAAAAAGCAGATCCTTTTCCCAAAAAACCACCTAAAACACGACTATACCACATTGAAAAAATTTTTCCCACCAACCCCAAACAACCTTACGACGTACGCAATATTATCCGTTCCGTTTCTGACGACTCCGAATTCTTCGAAGTGCAAGCCGGATGGGCAGGAAATATTGTAATCGGGTTTGGGAGAGTTGCCGGTCAAACTATTGGCTTTGTTGCTAACCAACCCCTTGTGCTGGCAGGCGTGCTTGATGTGGATTCTTCGAATAAAGCTGCACGTTTCATCCGGTTCTGCGATGCATTCAATATCCCCTTAGTTACATTTGTGGATTTACCCGGTTACCTCCCCGGGGTTGATCAGGAACATGCCGGCGTTATTCGCCATGGAGCCAAGGTATTATATGCTTACTCCGAAGCTTCTGTACCTAAAATCACAATTATTGTCCGTAAAGCTTATGGCGGAGGATACATAGCCATGTGTTCGCACCACCTTAAAGCAGATTTTGTATTCGCCTGGCCCACTGCCGAAATAGCAGTTATGGGACCCGAAGGGGCTGCCAATATTATTTTCAGAAGTGAAATAAAAAGTGCTGAAAACCCCGAAGAAATGCGTAAGCAAAAAATTAAGGAATACAAAGAAAAATTTGCCAATCCTTATGTAGCAGCAGCATATGGATACGTGGACGCAGTAATAGAACCGAATGAAACCCGCAATATGCTCATCCATGCCATCGAAATTTCTTCTGATAAAGATGAAGCCCGCCCCAACAAAAAACACGGCATTCCTCCTTTTTAATGCTTGCAAACTATTGCATATTAAGCATTTTATTTATTTAATTTGATCTTTATGGAAGACAAAGCAAAGAAAGAAGACAAAGATGCCATTCAGGATGAAATCAAAACCTTTTTGCTCCTCGAGGAAGGCAAATTCAAAACCAGGTTCTCAAAAAAGTACATGTTGCGAAAACCCTACACGCCTCCCAATCCCAAACATATTATTTCATTTATTCCCGGTACTATTCGCAAAGTGATGGTAAAAAATGGCAGCAAGGTAAAAAAAGGTGATGATTTATTACAACTGGAAGCCATGAAAATGGTAAACCAACTACTGGCACCTATGGATGGGGTAATAAAGAAAGTGCATGTAAAACAAGGAGACCTGGTAACTAAAAACCAGCTTCTCGTTGAACTGGCTTAAAGAGAGCGTTAGTTTCTTCAATATAATCCAAAATCGGGATTTTCCCTTCCCCTGTTTTAGAGGATGTAACTACCATCATAGGAAGCTGTTCCCATTGTTTTAAAAGAAATTCTCTATAGGCACGGGCATTAGTATCAAGCTGACTACGTGTGAGCTTATCCGTTTTTGTAAAAAGAATTACAAAAGGAAGCTTATGGGTTCCCATCCATTCAATAAATTGTATATCAATGGGTTGTGGTTCTATTCGAGCGTCAATCAACACAAAGGTTGTAAGCAGGTTTTGCCGCTGCAGCAGGTATTGATTACTCATTTTTCCCCATTTTTCACGGAAAGTTTTCGAAACATGTGCATAGCCATAACCGGGCAAATCCACCAGGTACCAATTTGCATTAATAAGAAAATGATTGATAAGTTGGGTCTTACCGGGCTGTGACGAAGTTTTTGCAAGCCCCTGTTTTCCAGTAATGGTATTTATTAACGACGATTTTCCTACGTTCGACCGGCCAATGAACGCATATTCGGGAAGTTGAGGAACAGGGCACTTGTTTACAGTTGTATTGCTGCAAATAAATTCTGCCAATCGTATAAGCATCTGGATTATATTTATTTATAAGTCATCAAATGACGTTCCTTTTTGGCAGGATAAATGTCGTCTATCGTTATCAGAATTCCTGTTTCTTCCACGGCACCAAATCCTTCATTAATTGCAGTACCAAACATCCTCATTGTTGACGACAGATTCATGTAAGCATTTACTAAGGGAGGAATATTTTCATTGCAATTTCTTACGGCTTTATTAAGAATTTTATAATCAGCGTTATAATTCTTCCCAATAAAAATGGATTCAAGTTCGGCAAGAGAAGTTTGCCGTAATACCGGAACAATCGGACTAATCAGGAGTTGGGTGTCAAAAAAATACTTTTCAATAAAAAATAAAATCATGTCCCGGGCTTTGATGTTGAAATGGGGATACATGGTTATTTTTCCAAAAAAGTATTTTATTCCGGGATAGTCAATAATTAAAGCGCCCAAGCCATCCCAAAGATTATCGAGCGAATACATGCCTCTGCGCATATTTGTAAGCGGCTGGTAAAGAGGTTGCACAAATGATCGTCCCAATTCTATGGTAACAGGAAGGTAATTTTTCAGAAACTCCTTCGAAAAATCAAACAATTCGCTTGTTGCGAGATGGGGTTTTCCGTCGGGTTGAAAAATAATATCCTTGCAGTTAATGAATCGGTATCCTCCTACTATTTCCTTATCCCGGGGATTCCATACAATCAATTGCTGGTAGGCATCAGTGCAGGTATCAAACTCATCAATATCCACAGCCTTACCTGTTCCGCCCCCTGCTCCCCGAAAGGAAATCTCACGCAATCGTCCTATTTCGAGCATAACATTAGGCGAATTATGTGCAGAAATAATATATATCAGATTATTACCTTTATTTGTTTTGCGCTGAAGTTTGTTAGAAATAAGTTCTTTTTCAAGTAGTTTTTTTTCAATCGGACTGATAATATCTTCCATACTCAATAAATTATTAATTGTTAACACGGGATATAAAACTGCTATAATCGCCGTTTTCTATGGCATATACATGTTTTTTTACCAGGTTAGCCCATTCTGAATCATTATATTTTTTGTCGAAAATTGTATATGGGATAGAAGTGCCAAATCGTATCCGGATGACTTTGTTTTTTTGTTTTATCATTTCATCCACCAAGTAAAGCATTTCTATATTCACTTTTATTCCCAAAAATTTTCTCAGATTAGCCAGATTATAAAAAAAACCGGAATTACTTCCTGAAATATGTACAGGAATTATATCGCGCTGGTATTTGCGGGCTTTACTGATAAATGTTTTTTTCCACTCTAAATCAACGACCTTACCTTTTATTTTACGTGAGCACAAGCCAGCCGGAAAATACAATAAAGTTTTATTCGAGGCAAAAGTTTCGTCAAACACCGCAAGATTTGCTGCATTTCTTCCATGTTTATTGATGGGGATAAACACATCCTTTAAGTTAGGAAGGTTGAGCAATAAGTCATTTACCGGAAAAACAATGTCTTTGCGCACTTTACCGGTTACATACATTAATGCCATACCATCCAAGCCACCCAACGGATGATTGGCTGCCAAAATATACCGTCCTTCGGTTGAAATATTTTCAAGACCTTCGTACTGAATAATAACCCCAAATTCATTTAATATAGCTTCTATAAATTCAAGTCCAAATTTTGACTGGTGCTCTTCAAGGTAGCCGTTTAACTCCGTTTCGTGGATTATTCTTTTAAGGTAACTCAAAATAAAACGAGGAAGCATTTTTGCTAACCGCTCGCTCTTACTCTTAATAACGCTTTCAAGATTAATGAATTCCTTTTGGGGTAAATTAATAGTATCCTCCTTCAAGTACATCGTATTCCTGTTTTTTTCGGAAAACAAATGTAAAAAAAAATAAGTCAATGGATTCTTAATTTTTTGTAAAATTTAAAATATTTGTTTTTCAAAACATTCTGTATCTATCGTTTTTTCTGATTTTCTATTCTATAAATTATCAAATACTTACAA from Lentimicrobiaceae bacterium includes:
- a CDS encoding saccharopine dehydrogenase NADP-binding domain-containing protein codes for the protein MKKVLILGAGLVVKPIVHYLLNKGFQVTVATRTRSKAEEMIAGHPNGTALAWTVEDQDTLDNLVAKHDLTVSLLPYLHHVMVAKHCLKHKKNMVTTSYVKPEMQALDAEAKAVGIIILNEMGLDPGIDHMSAMRIIDHVHTKGGKIEEFYSLCGALPGPEAADNPFKYKFSWSPKGVVMAGNNDAKFLKAGKVIEIPTENLFKNPLKVDFPGVGLLEVYPNRDSISYMDIYGIPETKTIMRGTFRFKGWCETIDAMKKMKLISYDKMDFTGKSYADFVAMMIGTNDSSNIRQ
- a CDS encoding GNAT family N-acetyltransferase, yielding MEDIISPIEKKLLEKELISNKLQRKTNKGNNLIYIISAHNSPNVMLEIGRLREISFRGAGGGTGKAVDIDEFDTCTDAYQQLIVWNPRDKEIVGGYRFINCKDIIFQPDGKPHLATSELFDFSKEFLKNYLPVTIELGRSFVQPLYQPLTNMRRGMYSLDNLWDGLGALIIDYPGIKYFFGKITMYPHFNIKARDMILFFIEKYFFDTQLLISPIVPVLRQTSLAELESIFIGKNYNADYKILNKAVRNCNENIPPLVNAYMNLSSTMRMFGTAINEGFGAVEETGILITIDDIYPAKKERHLMTYK
- a CDS encoding acetyl-CoA carboxylase biotin carboxyl carrier protein subunit; translated protein: MEDKAKKEDKDAIQDEIKTFLLLEEGKFKTRFSKKYMLRKPYTPPNPKHIISFIPGTIRKVMVKNGSKVKKGDDLLQLEAMKMVNQLLAPMDGVIKKVHVKQGDLVTKNQLLVELA
- a CDS encoding acyl-CoA carboxylase subunit beta, with product MSLLQKTSELKRRMREARAGGGEKAIEKQKAGGKMTARERIIALLDPKSFHEYDLFAEHAGKDFNMGEKYLPGDGVITGTGNINGFPVCIYAQDFTVAGGSLGWMHAKKITKIMDHAMKLKVPIIGINDSGGARIQEGVNSLAGYGEIFYRNTQASGVIPQISVILGPCAGGAVYSPALTDFVFVVDNISKMFITGPEVIKTVLGEEITMEELGGARVQAEITGNAHFFSESEQECFNQIKQLFSYIPWNNTKKADPFPKKPPKTRLYHIEKIFPTNPKQPYDVRNIIRSVSDDSEFFEVQAGWAGNIVIGFGRVAGQTIGFVANQPLVLAGVLDVDSSNKAARFIRFCDAFNIPLVTFVDLPGYLPGVDQEHAGVIRHGAKVLYAYSEASVPKITIIVRKAYGGGYIAMCSHHLKADFVFAWPTAEIAVMGPEGAANIIFRSEIKSAENPEEMRKQKIKEYKEKFANPYVAAAYGYVDAVIEPNETRNMLIHAIEISSDKDEARPNKKHGIPPF
- a CDS encoding MmcQ/YjbR family DNA-binding protein — protein: MNIEYLREYCLLKKGVTEGFPFDDVTLVVRVMGKIFILISLDSVPYTINIKCDPDKAFELRERYSCVLPGYHMNKMHWNTIICDETVSDTLLLQWVDDSYALIVDSLTRKQKQELSTL
- the yihA gene encoding ribosome biogenesis GTP-binding protein YihA/YsxC, giving the protein MLIRLAEFICSNTTVNKCPVPQLPEYAFIGRSNVGKSSLINTITGKQGLAKTSSQPGKTQLINHFLINANWYLVDLPGYGYAHVSKTFREKWGKMSNQYLLQRQNLLTTFVLIDARIEPQPIDIQFIEWMGTHKLPFVILFTKTDKLTRSQLDTNARAYREFLLKQWEQLPMMVVTSSKTGEGKIPILDYIEETNALFKPVQREAGF
- a CDS encoding 1-acyl-sn-glycerol-3-phosphate acyltransferase, translated to MYLKEDTINLPQKEFINLESVIKSKSERLAKMLPRFILSYLKRIIHETELNGYLEEHQSKFGLEFIEAILNEFGVIIQYEGLENISTEGRYILAANHPLGGLDGMALMYVTGKVRKDIVFPVNDLLLNLPNLKDVFIPINKHGRNAANLAVFDETFASNKTLLYFPAGLCSRKIKGKVVDLEWKKTFISKARKYQRDIIPVHISGSNSGFFYNLANLRKFLGIKVNIEMLYLVDEMIKQKNKVIRIRFGTSIPYTIFDKKYNDSEWANLVKKHVYAIENGDYSSFISRVNN